DNA from Nitrospirota bacterium:
CGGTGACTTTTCAGAGCAGGCCCTGGTGAACCGCATCAATACTGATCTTGCAAATGACCTCGGCAATCTCCTGAGCAGGTTCATCACCATGGCGGAGAAATATTTCGGCGGGATGATCGAAAAGCCGCAACCCTTTGGCAAGACAAATTTCGGACTGCAGTGCCGTAATGCTTTTAACAGTGCCCATAATACTGAAATCTGGTCCCGCTGCCAGTTCAATACTATTCTCGATCATATCTGGGACCTGGTGAGAGCATCCAACAATCATGTCGCCCAGACTGAACCATGGAAACTGGCAAAGTCAGATCTGCCCAGGCTCAAGGAGGTCATGTTCGACCTCTGGAACACGCTCAGGCTTGTCGCCCTGTCGATCTATCCTTTTATGCCGGCAACGGCAGACAAGATATGGCAGCAGTTAGGACTGGAATCACTGACCAACGAGACAGGAAAAAGCAGAACGGAAACAGAAGAATTCCCCAGCATCTACGATGTCGAATGGGTGCCGGGCTATACCATAAAAACAGCAAAAGGGGAGCAACTCTTTCCGAGGATAGAAAAGGAAAAAAAGATGACAGAAGAGTTAAAGACAGAAGCAAAGCAGGAAGAGAAGAAGGAAGAAACAAACCTCATCGCCATACAGGATGTTGCAAAGGTCGAACTCAGAATCGGGAAGGTGATAAGCGCCGAGAGAGTGAAAAAATCAGACAAGCTGCTCTGTCTTCAGGTGGACACCGGTGGCATGCGCCAGATCGTGGCAGGCATCGGGAAGGCCTATGCGCCTGAAGACCTTGTAGGCAGAAAGATCGTCGTGGTCACCAATCTCCAGCCCGCAAAGCTGATGGGCGTTGAATCACAGGGCATGCTCCTTGCCGCAACAGGCTCTGACGGCGTACCAATCATTCTCATGCCTGAAAAGGACGTTGAAGAAGGGGCAAAGATCAGGTAATTTCAGCGCGGACCGGTTGGCTTCCGCTGAACTGCAGTCTTGACGATCATTTCGGGAATCTCGAGCTTCTGTCCTTTGCGTTCAAGGGTTATCTTAACCTTAACGGCTGCAGGTATTGTCTCTTTGTCTTTGGGGTCCCATTCGCTGATCCAGGTACCCTGCTTTTCCCCTTCCTTGATTTCGAAGAATTCAAACTCTATTTTTTTTACCTCAGGGTCAAGCAGATAGACTTTACCGTTACTGTCTTCAAACACATCTTCCAGAAAATATATTTTTTCCCGGATCTTCAGCCCTTCATTGTCTGCAAAGATCGAGACCCATTTCAATCCTGCAAGGTCCTCCGGTCCTGCGCCGTGAGTATCAATGCTGGATGTCACAAAACCGACCCTGTCAGACTTGCCGTCGAAGAATATCTTCTTTTCGTCAGGCTTCTTCAAAAAAAAGGGATAGGTACCCCTGATAAGCCACGCAATCCTGTCTTCCAGAATACGCACTTTCTGCGTCACCTCGCTCCGCTCTGTGCCTTTTGACTGTGACATGTATCCAAGCCTCATGGCCGCACCAAGTACAACAAGGATCAGGATCGAGAGGGTTATCGCGATGAGCAGTTCGAGGAGCGTAAAGCCCCGGTTATCCTTCAGGAGCATAGACAGAACGGAGTCCTTTGATGGTCAGGTTTCCGGAAGGAGGCCAGGTGACGGTCACCACGATCTCATAGAGCTTCGCCTTCTTGTCCTCCGATTCTGATTTAATCACCACTTGCCGGCTGACCGTATAGTATTTCTCATATTCTTTTGATCCTGATGCATCAGAAAGATCAGAGAAGCTGTATGCTTCATCGAGCATGGAACGTGCATAGAAAATCGCTTTGGTGATGTCTTCGGCCTTC
Protein-coding regions in this window:
- a CDS encoding prepilin-type N-terminal cleavage/methylation domain-containing protein; the encoded protein is MLLKDNRGFTLLELLIAITLSILILVVLGAAMRLGYMSQSKGTERSEVTQKVRILEDRIAWLIRGTYPFFLKKPDEKKIFFDGKSDRVGFVTSSIDTHGAGPEDLAGLKWVSIFADNEGLKIREKIYFLEDVFEDSNGKVYLLDPEVKKIEFEFFEIKEGEKQGTWISEWDPKDKETIPAAVKVKITLERKGQKLEIPEMIVKTAVQRKPTGPR
- a CDS encoding prepilin-type N-terminal cleavage/methylation domain-containing protein, translated to MRLRSIRSSARLQSNGFSLMEVMVALAIMAVAVVAVFQLYSRALRSTKKAEDITKAIFYARSMLDEAYSFSDLSDASGSKEYEKYYTVSRQVVIKSESEDKKAKLYEIVVTVTWPPSGNLTIKGLRSVYAPEG